Genomic DNA from Solanum pennellii chromosome 3, SPENNV200:
NNNNNNNNNNNNNNNNNNNNNNNNNNNNNNNNNNNNNNNNNNNNNNNNNNNNNNNNNNNNNNNNNNNNNNNNNNNNNNNNNNNNNNNNNNNNNNNNNNNNNNNNNNNNNNNNNNNNNNNNNNNNNNNNNNNNNNNNNNNNNNNNNNNNNNNNNNNNNNNNNNNNNNNNNNNNNNNNNNNNNNNNNNNNNNNNNNNNNNNNNNNNNNNNNNNNNNNNNNNNNNNNNNNNNNNNNNNNNNNNNNNNNNNNNNNNNNNNNNNNNNNNNNNNNNNNNNNNNNNNNNNNNNNNNNNNNNNNNNNNNNNNNNNNNNNNNNNNNNNNNNNNNNNNNNNNNNNNNNNNNNNNNNNNNNNNNNNNNNNNNNNNNNNNNNNNNNNNNNNNNNNNNNNNNNNNNNNNNNNNNNNNNNNNNNNNNNNNNNNNNNNNNNNNNNNNNNNNNNNNNNNNNNNNNNNNNNNNNNNNNNNNNNNNNNNNNNNNNNNNNNNNNNNNNNNNNNNNNNNNNNNNNNNNNNNNNNNNNNNNNNNNNNNNNNNNNNNNNNNNNNNNNNNNNNNNNNNNNNNNNNNNNNNNNNNNNNNNNNNNNNNNNNNNNNNNNNNNNNNNNNNNNNNNNNNNNNNNNNNNNNNNNNNNNNNNNNNNNNNNNNNNNNNNNNNNNNNNNNNNNNNNNNNNNNNNNNNNNNNNNNNNNNNNNNNNNNNNNNNNNNNNNNNNNNNNNNNNNNNNNNNNNNNNNNNNNNNNNNNNNNNNNNNNNNNNNNNNNNNNNNNNNNNNNNNNNNNNNNNNNNNNNNNNNNNNNNNNNNNNNNNNNNNNNNNNNNNNNNNNNNNNNNNNNNNNNNNNNNNNNNNNNNNNNNNNNNNNNNNNNNNNNNNNNNNNNNNNNNNNNNNNNNNNNNNNNNNNNNNNNNNNNNNNNNNNNNNNNNNNNNNNNNNNNNNNNNNNNNNNNNNNNNNNNNNNNNNNNNNNNNNNNNNNNNNNNNNNNNNNNNNNNNNNNNNNNNNNNNNNNNNNNNNNNNNNNNNNNNNNNNNNNNNNNNNNNNNNNNNNNNNNNNNNNNNNNNNNNNNNNNNNNNNNNNNNNNNNNNNNNNNNNNNNNNNNNNNNNNNNNNNNNNNNNNNNNNNNNNNNNNNNNNNNNNNNNNNNNNNNNNNgatgcttaatatgaggtaaagataagggttaggaaagcaacacacgtagccggaccaaggtgcggagtgagattttctagatgccggaccaaggatttagaaatacataacttatcactttgcatgcaagatactaggaaagaattgttatagttagaattatcaagttatgaacctgaggggaacacgtaaaccctagttactttgattaattgattaaaatccaactttcaaaactgttaagtgtctctttcaatttcgttagttatttttactcattaggaaatacaaacccccctttttatgttttttactttctaaggaactcatcaaccgaacaatagtaataacaggttaaagttaagtctagactattttcctcgtgggaacgatcccaacctcactagttaggttatttacttgacacgaccgctttacttcttatttgagaagtaagtttgagcgtatcaatacTCTCTGGTTCGCATTGATGCCACATAAGATACTCGCACCTTCTCCAGCATGGGATATGTTCTGGTCAATACACAATGGTACAAGAAGGAAGTTGTACAACACAGAGCTGATCACCCAAAAGCAAATCGTATTTCTGCCGACTCTGCTGCCCTGCTCCTCCAAGAGACCGATAAAATAAAGGTATGATTAGATGGATTGGAAACTCACTTACAGGTATTGCAGGTAACTCTTGATAAAGCTCTTCAGCTCCAAAAGGGCTCTAGCACTGACATCGGAAAACTACGATTGGAAGTTGATGGACTTAAAAAGGAGGTTGTTAGATCAGTCAAGTCCATACTCAAAGGAGTTAACTCTACCAAAACAGGAGTTGCCTCAGCTCAAAATGACTTGGTTGTCAGTGTGAACAACTCCTACTCCAACTTCTCCAAAAATGTGGAGCGCTCATATGAAAAATTCTGCAGGAATGTGATCTGTATGCTTACGTACTTCCTTGGTAAACATTAAAGTATTTCTGTTTGGCTAAGACTACTGTTGGTACTTTGtctctcttattttattttatttttggactGTAATATTGAGGTGTAGTCCTCAAACTTTGTCTCTTTAAGTCTGTTTTGGTTTTAGATTATGTTTTTTTTGCTCTATTCTGTTCTGGGCTTGTTCTTTTTTATCATGTGAAAGGGGGAGAAAAGATTACATAAAACTAGTTCACTATCGATAGAAGCCAGGTGGAGCACATATCCAGGGGGAGCTACACATTGACAGGGAAGTAAATTTAGTGTCACAAGTTAGTAGTTGTCATTATCAAAAAGGGGGAGATTTTTAACTcgatatattttgaataatgacaGGAAAACAAGGAAGAATCCAGGAGGCAGATCAAGGCAAATCGCACTGCAACAAATCAGGGATCATGTAATCTTCAGCAGATCAAGGACAAATCGAATTTGCAAGAAATAAGGATAGAAAATCAAGGACAAATCAAATCGCAAGAAATAAGGTAAAATACAGCTACTATGATAATAAACTCCTAAAAAGGAAGGgcatcatatcaacatatgaaATCAGACTCCAACAAAGGAAGCAGTCACAGACTCCTACACGATAAAGGAAACAAATCAAGACAAAGTGATATCATCATATGTCAACTAGTAAATCTCTGATTCAAGGAAAAAATCAAGCTTGGCAATTCGAAGAAAATCAACTGAGATCATACTCAATCAAGGCATCGCTACAACATCCTTGATTGAATGAAATTTCCTTGGGTTTTTCCAGAAAGAGCTAAAATACACCTCAACATTCACAGTATAACTGAAGACCTCAGAAGACCAAGAAAATCACGGAACTTCACTTGAGCTTAGCATACAGTCTTCTTTTATCTTTGATAAAGATTTGTAAACTCTTGAGTgatacaattgaaaagaaaagaaaaagagagaatttGAGTGTAGGTTTACAAGTTGAGGCAGTgtcatataaaattttgatttacaCATCAGACATGATCAAGTTCTACTTTGCTGTAACCAAAGACTTACAAAAAGCTCTTAAGGAAAGCCCTTGAAACCCAAGGGGACTGGATTAGGCACCACATTGGTGATCCGAACCAGTATAAAAACTTCTTGTGTCTTTTACTTACTGCAGTCCTTCCTTCTAATTTGTTTTTATACTAACCTGCAGGATAGTCAACTAACATTTTCAGGTAGTAGACTAagtgttttatttaattcaccCCCACCCCCCATTATCTATCAAAGTATTATTGGACAAGTGAAGGTGTAGTTGATTTGTTTGCAAAAGCATTGAATGGAACATGAATTGATTATCTTTGTAGGAAGTTGGGCATCATTAATATCTATTCCAGCTTGAGAAGGCAGTGTTATAGATAGAACCAGTAGTATATTTTTGTGTAAAAGCAGATTTCTAGGAATATAAATATAGTTAgcttattttctttatatatttataccACAATATGAATGACGATATGCATGAGTAACATGTTTGTTGTGTGATTTCATTAAGACCACGTAGGCTAGAGTATGTGAGTGCAGCAATGCGACAATATATATACTTGcgtaaataataatattatgtaaTCAACTCCAATCTTTAAGTTGGTTAATTATTATAAGGATCATGAaacaaagaataaaatttggCCCTCAAATTCTAACACTAAATGCAACCAAAAAGCCTAGATATATACTTTTCATATTCTAAGAAATATGCATGCATGCAAGCAAAGTTTCAAGATAAAATTACATTACTTCTTCTTAAAACTGCTTGCTCGAGTTCTACGTATAAAACTATTGAAATTTCCTAGTCTTCCTTCTCTGAAAAATATAGATAGCCTGGTAAGATAATGATTAATTGTTATAATTAAAACCGATGGAGCAAGGAAGCCACCttgttataattaattaatagtgaAATTAAGAATCACTAAGATCATCGTCGTGCAAAGGAGGTGTTGGCAAACAATTTCCATTGGCTGGACCAAAAAACAACTCCAAGCAGAAGGAAGAACCAGTAATGGACCTAGCCTTTTTTCCAACTTTATCAAGCTCCCGTATCGAAAACTGCAAAGTTTCCAGCACTAATTAGTtgttaattaagtaaaaacGATATGAAAATTCTCACGTTAATCCTAAAACAAGACAACCAGTTAGCTAGATGGATGTTGAAAATCCACATAAAATAAATGTGCGCACCTGCAATAGATCATTCCGAACAAAAGCAGTATTAAAGCAAGCATAGAAAAGACGTCCTCCTATGAGCTTTTCATAGAATATGATACGCACATCTCCGCATATCTGTTCAGAGATAATgattattagaaaatatttagattGTCATGCAATGCTTACATACAAATACGTACTTGCACTGGTATGTCATAGAAATGATCAAGACATGTTTTTTGATAGAGCATAGAACTTTCGGTGTCCATTTGGACTACAAGACGAGgttccttcttttcttctttttcttcttcattttcctcAACAAATGAATAAACATATTGAGGGCTATAAGTTCTCTGAATACCGCTCTTAATTCTTCTGCAGCTACTCTTCGAGACTTCTACAGATGGACGATATTTCTCTCCTGGAACCTGCAGATTGATTGAATATTTACACTGCAATCCTGAAAAGCAAATACCCTTGAGCGATCTATAATAAATTACTTACTCTTTGCAACTCAGATAGAACGAAGAAGATGGACTCAATGTTTATAGTGTCGTATAATCTAATGCGACGCAGCTCTCTATTGCATGACTTAGGCAATTTGACAGTTGGAGGAACACCCTTTGTATAGGAAATTAGTGCATTCTCCCAATATTT
This window encodes:
- the LOC107013932 gene encoding phosphatidylinositol 3,4,5-trisphosphate 3-phosphatase and protein-tyrosine-phosphatase PTEN1 isoform X1, with protein sequence MGVGLSKQGFKRGDTPSISDLHLGLINYVSRSFCIRNLVSKQRRRMLVGGYDLDMTYISDRILAMSFPAEHVRAVFRNPLWQVKSVLDMRHAGHYKVYNLCIEQAYDASHFHNLVERYPIDDNHVPSLDMIKDFCEDVYSWLSSDSKNIVVIHCMAGKGRTGLMVCSYLVYTGMSAEDALRVYAEKRTTNNEGVSIPSQRRYVKYWENALISYTKGVPPTVKLPKSCNRELRRIRLYDTINIESIFFVLSELQRVPGEKYRPSVEVSKSSCRRIKSGIQRTYSPQYVYSFVEENEEEKEEKKEPRLVVQMDTESSMLYQKTCLDHFYDIPVQICGDVRIIFYEKLIGGRLFYACFNTAFVRNDLLQFSIRELDKVGKKARSITGSSFCLELFFGPANGNCLPTPPLHDDDLSDS
- the LOC107013932 gene encoding phosphatidylinositol 3,4,5-trisphosphate 3-phosphatase and protein-tyrosine-phosphatase PTEN1 isoform X2, with amino-acid sequence MSDRSSEHNGIDAYKNIYECTKHVRAVFRNPLWQVKSVLDMRHAGHYKVYNLCIEQAYDASHFHNLVERYPIDDNHVPSLDMIKDFCEDVYSWLSSDSKNIVVIHCMAGKGRTGLMVCSYLVYTGMSAEDALRVYAEKRTTNNEGVSIPSQRRYVKYWENALISYTKGVPPTVKLPKSCNRELRRIRLYDTINIESIFFVLSELQRVPGEKYRPSVEVSKSSCRRIKSGIQRTYSPQYVYSFVEENEEEKEEKKEPRLVVQMDTESSMLYQKTCLDHFYDIPVQICGDVRIIFYEKLIGGRLFYACFNTAFVRNDLLQFSIRELDKVGKKARSITGSSFCLELFFGPANGNCLPTPPLHDDDLSDS